From a single Nostoc edaphicum CCNP1411 genomic region:
- a CDS encoding energy-coupling factor ABC transporter ATP-binding protein yields the protein MQEYLLEFEQVYYTYPGAQESALNGLTLKIPSGKRCALIGQNGCGKTTLFLLANGLYKPDSGIVRWRNEPLSYNRNYLSNLRQKVGLVFQDPEQQLVASTVEEDISYGLCNLGLPEPEIKDRVEQALVEFELTALAERPVHHLSLGQKKRVSIADVMVLHPELLVLDEPTAYLDVKHTRNLIATLKRIHRDGTTLLMATHDLDLVYRWADWVFVMDKGQLMLEGKPQHVFSQRTLLEELELGVPLIYEMLFDGLSTEEEVIIERVRQRILQLFRNFS from the coding sequence ATGCAGGAATATTTACTTGAATTTGAGCAGGTATATTACACCTATCCAGGCGCACAAGAATCAGCTTTGAATGGTCTAACACTGAAGATTCCATCTGGTAAAAGGTGTGCGTTAATTGGGCAGAATGGTTGTGGTAAAACGACGCTATTTTTATTAGCTAACGGTCTTTATAAACCTGATTCTGGTATTGTACGTTGGCGTAATGAACCGTTAAGTTATAATCGCAATTATCTTAGTAACTTACGGCAGAAAGTTGGACTAGTATTTCAAGATCCAGAACAACAATTAGTAGCTTCTACTGTTGAAGAAGATATATCTTACGGTTTGTGTAATTTGGGTTTACCAGAGCCAGAAATTAAAGACCGAGTAGAGCAAGCATTAGTGGAATTTGAACTGACTGCTTTAGCAGAAAGACCAGTACATCATCTGAGTTTAGGACAAAAAAAGCGAGTTTCTATAGCAGATGTGATGGTATTACACCCGGAACTATTGGTGTTGGATGAGCCAACTGCATATTTAGATGTAAAACATACTCGTAACTTGATAGCGACTTTGAAAAGGATTCATCGAGATGGAACCACTTTGTTGATGGCAACCCATGATTTGGATTTAGTTTATCGTTGGGCAGATTGGGTTTTTGTCATGGATAAAGGGCAGCTGATGCTAGAAGGTAAACCACAACATGTATTTAGTCAGCGTACACTTTTAGAAGAGTTAGAGTTAGGCGTACCATTGATATATGAGATGTTATTTGATGGGCTATCTACTGAAGAGGAAGTAATTATAGAAAGAGTGCGACAGCGGATATTACAGCTATTTCGTAATTTTTCCTGA
- a CDS encoding NADPH-dependent FMN reductase, whose amino-acid sequence MVRIIGIGGSLRSNSYTQLALQVAVQRVEALGAEVEILDLRQLQLPFCTGAKEYPEYPDVLRLQNTVSQADGLILATPEYHGGVSGVLKNALDLMSFDQLSDKVAGFISVLGGQSNSNALNELRLITRWVHCWAIPEQIAIGQAWGAFSPEGKLLDEKLSQRFDQFAQSLVDNTRKLRGVN is encoded by the coding sequence ATGGTGAGAATTATTGGTATTGGCGGTAGCTTAAGATCCAACTCTTATACCCAGCTTGCTTTACAAGTAGCAGTGCAAAGGGTAGAAGCCTTGGGTGCAGAGGTAGAAATTCTCGATTTACGGCAGTTGCAGCTACCATTTTGCACTGGCGCGAAGGAGTATCCAGAGTACCCAGATGTTCTGCGGTTGCAAAATACTGTTAGTCAGGCTGATGGATTAATTTTAGCGACACCTGAGTATCATGGTGGCGTTAGTGGTGTCCTCAAAAATGCTCTAGATTTGATGAGCTTTGATCAACTGTCAGATAAAGTGGCAGGATTTATTAGTGTCTTAGGTGGACAGTCTAATAGTAATGCTCTGAACGAACTACGGTTAATTACCAGATGGGTGCATTGTTGGGCAATCCCTGAACAAATTGCGATTGGACAAGCTTGGGGTGCGTTCAGTCCTGAAGGCAAGCTACTAGATGAGAAGCTATCTCAAAGATTTGATCAATTTGCTCAGAGTTTAGTTGATAATACTCGCAAGCTGCGAGGTGTAAATTAG
- a CDS encoding energy-coupling factor ABC transporter permease, which produces MKRKKQALVSLTLMGVISFYLVIGLPKPAYAMHIMEGFLPVQWAIFWWIVALPFFLLGLRSLTRITQANPELKLLLGLAGAFTFVLSALKIPSVTGSCSHPTGTGLGAVLFGPLTMSVLGSLVLLFQALLLAHGGLTTLGANAFSMAIAGPFLAYWIYNLTIKLGGKQQIAIFLAAAIADLLTYIITSIQLALAFPAPVGGFIASFTKFAGIFAITQVPLAISEGLLTVLVWNWLQSYNPQELELLKLIKRGSGNESI; this is translated from the coding sequence ATGAAAAGAAAAAAACAGGCGTTAGTCAGTCTAACCCTGATGGGAGTTATCAGTTTTTATCTAGTCATTGGTTTACCCAAACCCGCCTACGCCATGCACATCATGGAAGGTTTTTTGCCAGTGCAGTGGGCAATTTTTTGGTGGATTGTGGCATTACCATTTTTTCTATTAGGATTGCGTAGTCTGACTCGCATTACCCAAGCTAACCCGGAATTGAAACTACTCCTGGGCTTGGCTGGTGCTTTTACTTTTGTGCTGTCAGCTTTGAAAATCCCTTCTGTCACAGGTAGCTGTTCTCACCCAACAGGGACAGGGTTAGGTGCGGTGCTGTTTGGCCCCCTTACTATGTCGGTTTTGGGTAGCTTAGTATTGTTGTTTCAAGCTTTGTTACTGGCGCATGGCGGCTTGACGACGTTGGGGGCAAATGCTTTTTCGATGGCGATCGCTGGCCCTTTCCTAGCTTACTGGATATATAATCTGACAATAAAGTTAGGTGGTAAACAACAAATCGCCATATTTTTAGCAGCTGCGATCGCAGATTTACTCACCTACATTATCACTTCCATCCAACTCGCCCTAGCTTTCCCCGCACCTGTTGGTGGGTTTATCGCTTCATTTACCAAGTTCGCCGGAATTTTTGCCATTACTCAAGTTCCCTTAGCAATTAGTGAAGGATTACTAACTGTGTTGGTGTGGAACTGGCTGCAATCTTATAATCCTCAAGAATTAGAATTGTTGAAATTAATCAAGCGAGGAAGTGGCAATGAGTCAATCTAA
- the ftsH gene encoding ATP-dependent zinc metalloprotease FtsH: MTNLGKKALIKSQSSKRVAWVGALAKPAVGIAASLIMLPGIFGSTPVMAQKAESTPLNYGQLIKKVKAGEVERVELDETEQLAKVYLKGQKENTPPQQVRLLAQNAELINILKERNVDFGEVSSANSRAAVGLLINLMWILPLVALMLLFLRRSTNASSQAMNFGKSKARFQMEAKTGVKFEDVAGVEEAKEDLEEVVTFLKQPERFTAVGARIPKGVLLIGPPGTGKTLLAKAIAGEAGVPFFSISGSEFVEMFVGVGASRVRDLFKKAKENAPCLIFIDEIDAVGRQRGTGIGGGNDEREQTLNQLLTEMDGFEGNTGIIIIAATNRPDVLDAALLRPGRFDRQVMVDAPDLKGRLEILKVHARNKKIDPSVSLEAIARRTPGFTGADLANLLNEAAILTARRRKEAVTLLEIDAAVDRVVAGMEGTALVDSKSKRLIAYHEVGHALVGTLLKDHDPVQKVTLIPRGQALGLTWFTPNEEQGLISRSQLKARITATLGGRAAEEIVFGKPEVTTGASNDLQHVTGMARQMVTRFGMSELGPLSLENQSGEVFLGRDWMNKSDYSEEIAAKIDSQVREIVNNSYIKSKELLEENRVVLERLVDLLVEQETIEGDLFRTIVADNAQVADAKLAVPH; this comes from the coding sequence ATGACAAATTTGGGAAAAAAAGCATTGATAAAAAGTCAGTCGTCAAAGCGCGTTGCTTGGGTTGGTGCGTTGGCAAAACCCGCCGTAGGCATCGCAGCTAGTTTAATTATGTTGCCAGGAATTTTCGGTAGTACTCCTGTCATGGCACAAAAAGCAGAGAGCACCCCTCTAAATTATGGCCAGTTGATCAAGAAAGTGAAGGCGGGAGAAGTTGAAAGAGTAGAGCTTGACGAAACTGAACAGCTAGCAAAGGTTTATCTCAAGGGGCAAAAGGAGAATACACCACCGCAACAGGTGAGACTTTTGGCGCAAAATGCAGAGTTAATTAACATTCTTAAAGAGAGGAATGTTGATTTTGGTGAAGTTTCCTCTGCTAATAGTCGAGCTGCTGTTGGGCTGTTAATTAATTTGATGTGGATTTTGCCACTGGTGGCTTTAATGCTGTTGTTCCTCCGGCGCTCTACAAATGCTTCTAGCCAAGCGATGAATTTCGGCAAATCCAAAGCTCGCTTTCAAATGGAAGCCAAAACTGGAGTCAAATTTGAAGATGTCGCCGGGGTTGAAGAAGCTAAAGAAGACCTTGAAGAAGTTGTTACTTTCTTAAAACAGCCAGAAAGATTTACGGCTGTAGGCGCACGGATTCCTAAAGGAGTGCTGTTAATTGGCCCCCCTGGTACTGGTAAAACTTTACTAGCAAAAGCGATCGCAGGTGAAGCAGGTGTACCATTCTTCAGTATTTCCGGTTCGGAATTCGTGGAAATGTTCGTAGGTGTGGGTGCATCTCGCGTGCGCGACCTCTTCAAAAAAGCCAAAGAGAATGCTCCTTGCCTAATATTTATCGATGAAATTGACGCAGTAGGTAGACAACGAGGCACTGGTATCGGTGGCGGTAACGATGAACGCGAACAAACCCTCAACCAACTGCTCACTGAAATGGATGGTTTTGAAGGTAATACAGGCATCATTATTATTGCTGCCACTAACCGCCCAGATGTTTTAGATGCAGCGCTGCTCAGACCAGGACGCTTTGACAGACAAGTGATGGTAGATGCACCTGATCTCAAAGGGCGACTGGAAATTTTGAAAGTCCACGCTCGGAATAAGAAAATTGATCCTAGCGTATCATTAGAAGCGATCGCTCGTCGCACACCTGGTTTTACTGGCGCAGACTTAGCCAACTTACTCAACGAAGCTGCCATTCTCACTGCGAGGAGGCGCAAAGAAGCTGTCACCCTTTTAGAAATTGATGCTGCTGTAGACCGAGTTGTTGCAGGTATGGAAGGTACTGCCTTAGTGGACAGCAAGAGTAAGCGCCTGATTGCCTATCATGAAGTTGGACACGCTTTAGTGGGTACATTGCTCAAAGACCATGACCCTGTACAGAAAGTTACATTAATTCCACGGGGACAAGCACTAGGATTAACTTGGTTTACTCCCAACGAAGAACAGGGGTTAATTTCCCGTTCCCAACTCAAAGCTAGGATTACTGCTACTTTGGGTGGTCGCGCCGCCGAGGAAATCGTTTTTGGTAAGCCAGAAGTGACCACAGGTGCAAGCAATGACTTGCAACATGTGACAGGGATGGCGCGGCAGATGGTGACACGCTTCGGGATGTCAGAATTAGGCCCATTGTCCTTGGAAAATCAGAGTGGAGAGGTATTTTTAGGACGCGACTGGATGAATAAATCAGACTATTCTGAGGAAATTGCCGCCAAAATTGATTCGCAGGTGCGCGAAATTGTTAACAATTCCTACATCAAGTCCAAAGAACTTTTGGAAGAAAACCGTGTAGTTTTGGAACGTTTAGTAGATTTGCTAGTAGAACAGGAGACAATTGAAGGCGATTTATTCCGCACAATTGTTGCTGACAATGCTCAGGTAGCAGATGCAAAGTTGGCTGTACCCCATTAG
- a CDS encoding hybrid sensor histidine kinase/response regulator: MDIQTSILVIDDQPDNFDVVETLLDGENYQLYYAPSGQQALNRLDSFQPDLILLDVMMPDLDGMEVCRRIKADPQWQAVPIIMVTALTEKEDLARCLATGADDFISKPVNGVELRARVNSMLRIKQQYDSMQVLLKMREDMVNMIVHDLRNPLTTIILGAEILRLAGLSPKQQQGKVDQILLAGQQLQSLIDSLLIMAKLESGKMVLNYTEVDLCALCISVVEDIEAIATQKNLTLIREFPEPGGIVVVDAVIFRRVLDNLLSNAIKFSPFNSQVILRGEYLAAGGAKVQVADSGSGVRQDLRQIIFEKYEIGTMMPEISQIGLGLAFCKMAIEAHSGTITIEDNHPNGSIFTVLFKNK; this comes from the coding sequence ATGGATATTCAAACCTCTATTTTAGTGATCGACGATCAACCCGATAACTTTGACGTTGTTGAAACCTTACTGGATGGTGAAAACTACCAGCTTTACTACGCTCCTAGTGGTCAACAAGCTCTAAATCGCCTCGATAGTTTTCAGCCCGATCTGATTTTATTAGATGTGATGATGCCCGATCTTGATGGGATGGAAGTCTGCCGGCGCATCAAAGCCGATCCACAATGGCAAGCAGTGCCGATTATTATGGTGACAGCATTAACTGAGAAAGAAGATTTGGCTCGATGTCTGGCGACGGGTGCAGATGACTTCATTAGTAAACCCGTCAACGGTGTGGAATTACGAGCCAGAGTTAATTCCATGTTGCGGATTAAGCAGCAGTACGACAGTATGCAAGTATTGCTCAAGATGCGAGAAGACATGGTAAATATGATTGTGCACGATCTGCGAAATCCACTTACCACTATTATCTTAGGAGCAGAGATTCTTCGGTTGGCAGGTTTGTCACCGAAACAACAACAAGGAAAAGTCGATCAAATTTTACTTGCTGGACAACAACTACAATCGTTAATTGATAGTTTGCTGATTATGGCAAAGCTGGAATCTGGCAAAATGGTTCTCAACTACACAGAAGTGGATCTTTGTGCGCTATGTATATCAGTTGTAGAAGATATTGAGGCGATCGCTACTCAAAAAAACCTGACCCTGATACGTGAATTTCCCGAACCTGGTGGCATTGTTGTAGTAGATGCAGTGATCTTTCGTCGAGTGCTGGATAATTTGCTCTCCAATGCCATTAAGTTCTCCCCCTTCAATTCTCAAGTCATCCTCCGAGGAGAGTATTTGGCAGCAGGTGGTGCTAAAGTGCAAGTCGCTGATTCCGGTTCGGGAGTTCGTCAAGACTTACGGCAAATCATTTTCGAGAAGTATGAAATTGGAACTATGATGCCAGAAATTTCGCAAATTGGTTTAGGATTGGCTTTCTGCAAAATGGCGATCGAGGCACATTCCGGTACAATTACCATCGAAGATAATCATCCAAATGGTAGTATTTTTACTGTATTATTCAAAAATAAATAA
- a CDS encoding DUF4435 domain-containing protein, whose protein sequence is MRDFLTVDRVANQIRLRRSTYTGTFLLVEGSSDKTFYKRFVDPLVCELVETSGKQRAIEILKILEQSNFQGILAIVDADFDRLETLLYTSPNLLCTDSHDLETMLINSPAFNKVIAEFGSEDKISKLNRDVRLVLLQNGMSVGYLLWISKSDGLNLTFEGITFSKFLNEQTLQIDELKLIQEIKNKSQAFSLNEKNLQERLKSQKSNNHDPWQICCGHHLVEILSFGLRKALGSNKAADVEPNSLERNLRLAYEEIYFHQTQLYLDIRKWESNNQPFRVLRNDT, encoded by the coding sequence GTGAGAGATTTTCTTACAGTTGACCGTGTTGCTAACCAAATTCGATTACGACGAAGCACATATACTGGAACTTTTTTATTAGTGGAAGGAAGTTCTGATAAAACTTTCTATAAGCGATTTGTTGACCCATTAGTTTGCGAGTTAGTCGAAACATCGGGTAAGCAGCGTGCTATTGAAATTTTAAAAATTTTGGAACAATCAAATTTTCAGGGAATTTTAGCGATTGTTGATGCAGATTTTGATCGCCTTGAAACTTTGTTATACACCAGCCCTAATCTACTTTGCACCGATAGCCATGACCTTGAAACTATGCTGATTAACTCGCCAGCATTTAATAAAGTAATCGCTGAATTTGGTTCTGAAGATAAAATTAGTAAGCTTAATCGAGATGTAAGATTAGTATTACTTCAAAATGGGATGTCGGTAGGTTATTTACTTTGGATATCTAAATCTGATGGATTAAACCTAACCTTTGAGGGAATTACATTTAGCAAGTTTCTTAATGAGCAAACTCTGCAAATTGACGAACTCAAGCTGATTCAGGAAATTAAGAATAAATCCCAAGCTTTCTCTTTGAACGAGAAAAATCTGCAAGAACGGCTAAAGAGCCAGAAAAGCAATAACCACGATCCTTGGCAAATTTGCTGTGGTCATCATTTGGTGGAAATTTTGTCGTTTGGTTTACGCAAAGCACTTGGCTCTAACAAAGCTGCTGATGTTGAACCTAACAGTCTTGAGCGTAATTTACGGCTTGCTTATGAAGAAATTTACTTTCACCAGACACAACTCTACTTGGACATTCGTAAATGGGAAAGCAATAATCAGCCATTTAGGGTTTTGCGGAATGATACATAA
- a CDS encoding AAA family ATPase, with product MRIKQIYVSGLFGIFDHVIPLNMDERITIIHGPNGFGKTAILRILNSFFNSRNAELRAIPFINFRVEFDNNSSVEIIKNAENAEELEKNDIVFKFYQPDSEPASFSLKPINIRSDIDFPLGILDDVIPGLERIAPRKWLYNPTGETLSLEEVVERFENLLPLDLRQQEEVEWLEELKKNIHIRLIESQRLLNFVPKRSSRTYRGTPSMLSTVSAYSDELAQIMQDKFKEYGTVSQSLDRTFPVRVVKQQLSADLTNEQLRNDLNELEATRSRLIEVGLLDKDEDAEFQIQPQDIEESTKNALSVYVEDVEKKLSVFAEIARKIDLLRKIINNKFAYSYKEINFSKEKGFVFTTLYKSSLSDSKALSPIDLSSGEQHELVLLYELLFKVQPNSLVLIDEPELSLHVGWQVQFLKDLQDITQLADLNILMATHSPDIIQDRWDLTVELKGPQK from the coding sequence ATGCGAATTAAGCAAATTTACGTCAGTGGCTTATTTGGAATTTTTGACCATGTGATTCCATTGAACATGGATGAACGAATTACCATTATTCATGGGCCAAATGGTTTTGGAAAAACAGCCATATTAAGAATTTTGAATAGTTTTTTCAACTCCCGAAACGCAGAATTGAGAGCTATCCCATTTATAAATTTTCGAGTTGAATTTGATAATAATAGTAGTGTTGAAATAATAAAAAATGCCGAGAATGCAGAAGAGTTGGAAAAGAATGATATTGTTTTCAAATTTTATCAGCCTGATTCAGAGCCAGCTTCTTTTTCTCTAAAGCCAATAAATATTCGCTCTGATATAGACTTTCCGCTTGGGATTTTGGATGATGTGATACCAGGACTAGAACGAATAGCTCCTCGAAAATGGCTGTATAATCCTACTGGAGAAACTCTTTCTTTAGAAGAAGTTGTAGAGCGCTTTGAGAATTTATTGCCCTTAGATTTAAGACAACAAGAAGAGGTTGAGTGGCTAGAAGAATTGAAGAAAAATATTCATATTCGCCTCATTGAATCACAACGTTTGCTGAATTTTGTACCTAAACGTTCTTCCAGAACGTATCGTGGAACACCTTCAATGTTGTCTACTGTGTCTGCTTATTCTGATGAACTTGCTCAGATCATGCAAGATAAATTTAAGGAATACGGTACAGTATCTCAATCTCTTGACAGAACTTTTCCAGTTAGGGTGGTGAAGCAACAGCTATCCGCAGATTTGACGAATGAACAACTTCGTAATGATCTAAACGAACTTGAAGCAACTCGCTCTCGTCTAATAGAAGTAGGTCTTTTAGATAAAGATGAAGATGCAGAATTTCAAATTCAGCCTCAAGATATAGAGGAAAGCACCAAAAATGCTTTGTCGGTATATGTTGAGGATGTAGAAAAGAAGCTGAGTGTTTTTGCTGAAATAGCAAGGAAGATCGATTTATTAAGGAAAATTATTAATAATAAATTTGCCTATTCCTACAAAGAGATAAACTTTAGTAAAGAAAAGGGATTTGTTTTCACTACACTTTATAAATCCTCATTATCTGATTCAAAAGCTCTTTCGCCAATAGATTTATCATCTGGAGAGCAACATGAGTTAGTTCTTCTTTATGAACTACTATTTAAAGTTCAACCTAATTCTCTAGTCTTAATTGATGAGCCTGAATTATCTCTTCATGTAGGATGGCAGGTTCAGTTTTTAAAGGACTTACAAGATATTACCCAGCTTGCAGATTTAAATATACTAATGGCTACTCATTCGCCAGATATCATTCAAGATCGCTGGGATTTGACGGTTGAACTGAAAGGGCCACAAAAGTGA
- a CDS encoding DUF928 domain-containing protein, producing the protein MKYRFWASYLLAALAFLPFESVSTTQVLATESAYQLAQAKSAYTQYMQLGYNETKRRNYRKALLNFQQAERLRPGDRYATSAIRNVTGYIQRGRNRIAFVPGRPGRVRSAGTRGNCFPIGQYIIPLTPTDKEAQRTTAERPTFFFYIPQTSTTVQALEFVLRDDDSIDPLYKGTFKPVGQNGIVSVNVPIDQPSLQIGKEYNWTFSMICDPNNRDKDSYVEGTIVRSQDENLSLQLNQPNTDLDRAVLFATAGFWEDALRTLANLRSQRPNDPEVQKYWEDFLNSVDIKEVVNKPLLPCCTAQK; encoded by the coding sequence ATGAAATATAGATTTTGGGCAAGCTATCTGCTTGCTGCTTTAGCATTTCTCCCCTTCGAGTCTGTAAGCACTACTCAGGTTTTGGCAACAGAGTCAGCTTACCAACTGGCACAAGCTAAATCTGCTTACACCCAATATATGCAACTTGGTTATAATGAAACCAAACGGAGAAACTATAGAAAAGCTTTATTGAATTTTCAGCAAGCAGAGCGGCTACGTCCTGGAGATAGATATGCTACTTCTGCAATTAGAAATGTTACAGGTTACATTCAACGTGGTAGAAATCGTATCGCTTTTGTTCCAGGTAGACCTGGTAGGGTAAGATCGGCTGGAACACGGGGAAATTGTTTTCCAATTGGACAATATATTATTCCCCTGACACCAACAGATAAGGAAGCTCAACGAACCACAGCAGAGCGTCCCACATTCTTTTTTTACATTCCTCAAACTTCGACAACAGTGCAAGCACTAGAATTTGTTTTGCGGGATGATGATAGCATTGACCCATTGTATAAGGGAACTTTCAAACCTGTTGGGCAGAATGGGATTGTGAGTGTAAATGTACCTATTGATCAGCCATCTCTACAAATCGGTAAAGAGTATAATTGGACTTTTTCGATGATTTGTGATCCTAATAACCGCGATAAAGACTCGTATGTAGAAGGTACAATTGTGCGATCGCAAGATGAAAACCTATCCCTTCAGCTAAACCAACCAAACACAGACTTGGATCGGGCAGTTTTATTTGCAACTGCTGGATTTTGGGAAGATGCTCTGAGAACTTTAGCTAATTTACGCAGCCAGCGTCCTAATGATCCCGAAGTTCAGAAATATTGGGAAGATTTTTTGAATTCAGTAGACATTAAAGAAGTTGTAAATAAGCCTTTATTGCCATGTTGTACTGCTCAGAAATAA
- the cbiQ gene encoding cobalt ECF transporter T component CbiQ, whose product MSLQLDTLAYTNRLRRLPPEHKLIFAFTTLAISLASHPLVQILMALWMGIWTVIYARIPAGVYFKLLTFTIVFCLTSLPALMVNGVTINDLPNVQLDSWYGLTLGHFYIYISHHGSIQALGILTRALASVSCLYFLMLTVPFTEILQTLRYLRFPVLLTDLLLLMYRFIFILLNTAEELWTAQNSRGGYRTWRSGMKSLALLIGQLLQRTLQRYSQFSLGLQSRGFVSEFRVWHPRRYRPQARYIIEAICGCVGLIGLEFWRNAGIFT is encoded by the coding sequence ATGAGCCTACAACTAGACACTTTAGCTTATACCAATCGATTGCGAAGATTGCCACCAGAGCATAAACTAATTTTTGCATTTACTACTCTGGCTATTTCCCTGGCTAGCCATCCGCTAGTGCAAATATTGATGGCACTTTGGATGGGTATTTGGACAGTTATTTATGCAAGAATTCCCGCTGGTGTTTATTTTAAATTGTTAACATTTACCATAGTTTTTTGTTTGACAAGTTTGCCAGCACTTATGGTGAATGGAGTTACGATTAATGATTTGCCAAACGTACAATTAGATTCGTGGTATGGATTAACTCTCGGACATTTCTATATTTATATCAGTCATCATGGCAGTATTCAAGCATTAGGAATTTTAACCAGAGCATTAGCCTCTGTTTCTTGCTTATATTTTCTCATGTTAACCGTCCCTTTCACGGAGATATTACAAACTCTGCGTTACTTACGATTTCCAGTGCTTTTAACCGATTTGTTATTACTAATGTATCGGTTTATTTTCATCCTACTGAACACAGCCGAGGAATTATGGACGGCACAAAATTCCCGTGGTGGTTACCGTACTTGGCGTAGTGGAATGAAAAGTTTAGCACTACTAATTGGACAATTATTACAGCGAACCTTACAACGATATAGTCAGTTTTCTCTGGGATTGCAATCACGGGGTTTTGTGAGTGAATTTCGAGTTTGGCATCCCCGCCGCTATCGTCCCCAAGCGCGATATATCATCGAAGCAATTTGCGGCTGTGTAGGATTAATAGGATTAGAATTTTGGCGAAATGCAGGAATATTTACTTGA
- a CDS encoding energy-coupling factor ABC transporter substrate-binding protein: protein MSQSKKGLSNWLLVLGVIALAVAPLIFVRGGEFSGADGKAEEAINEIQPEYKPWFKSFFEPASGEIESLLFASQAALGAGVVGYAIGLYKGRSQQQKPKE, encoded by the coding sequence ATGAGTCAATCTAAAAAAGGGTTGAGTAACTGGCTGTTGGTATTAGGAGTTATCGCTTTAGCAGTTGCACCGCTAATATTTGTGCGAGGTGGGGAGTTTTCCGGTGCTGATGGCAAAGCAGAAGAGGCTATTAATGAAATACAACCCGAATATAAACCCTGGTTTAAATCATTTTTTGAACCAGCTAGTGGGGAAATAGAAAGCTTATTATTTGCTTCGCAAGCGGCTTTGGGTGCGGGAGTAGTTGGTTATGCAATTGGATTGTATAAAGGACGTTCCCAACAACAAAAACCTAAAGAATGA